Proteins encoded together in one Armatimonadota bacterium window:
- a CDS encoding AIPR family protein: MADPIFEGAERHLWLINVLDMPVGLPMDTNPRKQKIEAAIYKGVARSLRNEDDSRPNSFHLKNKGITVLADSVSRVASHDGSEAYEVVFQDGRHGIVDGGHTYAIIQENLDDLRARGTQNGDEVALEQFVRVDILTGIDDEMVAQIAGGLNTAVQVQQSALAELDNKFDWLKRVLRGQPFERDIAYKGNEDREYTVREVLGILDLFNIDEFPVAEGKHPIRTCASEWRVLDSYLKDERRFSRMQSIVLEILQLRDIIASSIRDIRNQEGGRGGRLAWVKKAAGTRKFRYIFIGTESEYEPYKGALFPIISAFRCFVKLNPISDLYEWKVPFPQIVEFWTEIAPQLIQLTVETSDAVAKKPDAIAKAKWHWQTLASTVESAYLRKFGG; the protein is encoded by the coding sequence ATGGCAGACCCTATCTTCGAGGGAGCCGAACGCCATCTCTGGCTTATCAACGTTTTGGACATGCCTGTCGGCCTGCCCATGGATACCAATCCGCGAAAGCAGAAGATCGAAGCTGCGATCTACAAAGGTGTCGCCAGAAGTCTCCGTAACGAGGACGACTCAAGACCGAACTCGTTCCACCTGAAGAACAAAGGAATCACGGTACTTGCGGACTCCGTAAGTCGGGTGGCATCTCATGACGGATCTGAAGCCTATGAGGTGGTGTTCCAAGACGGCCGCCACGGAATTGTCGACGGGGGCCACACGTATGCAATCATTCAGGAGAACCTGGATGATTTGCGGGCTCGCGGAACACAAAATGGCGACGAGGTCGCGCTTGAGCAATTCGTGCGTGTCGACATCCTAACGGGCATCGACGATGAAATGGTTGCTCAGATTGCAGGGGGCTTGAACACTGCAGTGCAGGTGCAGCAGTCTGCATTGGCCGAACTTGACAATAAGTTCGACTGGCTCAAACGTGTACTCCGCGGTCAGCCCTTCGAGCGGGACATTGCCTACAAGGGGAATGAGGACCGGGAATACACTGTAAGGGAAGTGCTGGGAATTCTCGATCTTTTCAACATTGACGAGTTTCCGGTTGCTGAGGGAAAGCACCCGATCCGAACCTGTGCGAGCGAGTGGCGCGTTCTGGACTCCTACCTAAAGGATGAAAGGCGGTTCTCGCGCATGCAGAGCATCGTGCTCGAAATTCTGCAACTGAGAGACATCATCGCGAGCAGCATCCGCGATATTCGCAATCAGGAAGGTGGACGTGGTGGCCGGTTAGCCTGGGTCAAGAAGGCAGCGGGAACTAGGAAGTTCCGCTATATCTTCATCGGCACCGAGTCAGAGTATGAACCCTATAAGGGGGCACTCTTCCCGATTATCAGCGCCTTCAGGTGTTTCGTGAAACTGAACCCGATCAGCGACCTCTACGAGTGGAAGGTGCCTTTCCCTCAAATCGTGGAATTCTGGACTGAGATCGCGCCTCAACTAATCCAGTTGACGGTCGAAACAAGTGATGCAGTAGCCAAAAAGCCAGACGCAATTGCCAAGGCAAAATGGCACTGGCAGACGTTGGCGTCGACAGTGGAGAGCGCCTACCTCAGAAAATTCGGGGGGTAA
- the glpX gene encoding class II fructose-bisphosphatase, producing the protein MIGNPHLDYVRITEAAAISSARWVGRGDRNAADQAACEGMRSTLNELPIDGTIVIGEGERDEAPMLYIGEKVGSGEGPKIQIAVDPLEGTNLCANGLANAIAVLAAAEEGKGKLMHAPDCYMDKLVVGKECKGVVDIKAPPAENVKKMAKALGKDVGEMIIGILERPRHDPIINELRSVGCRVHLVTDGDITIALAALDPDGGLDGLMGIGGAPEGVITAAATQCWAGEMQARLLFPREGQRERAERMVGGDLDRVFFTDDLASGEVTAVATGITTGDILRGVQFRRDSVITESLVMRAWNRTVRRIETQHLDHGV; encoded by the coding sequence ATGATAGGCAACCCGCATCTCGATTACGTTCGCATCACCGAAGCCGCCGCCATCTCCTCCGCCCGTTGGGTGGGCCGTGGCGACCGAAACGCCGCCGACCAGGCCGCTTGCGAGGGCATGAGGTCCACCCTCAACGAGCTCCCTATCGACGGCACCATCGTCATCGGCGAAGGCGAGCGCGACGAGGCGCCCATGCTCTATATCGGCGAGAAGGTGGGCAGCGGAGAAGGCCCCAAAATCCAGATCGCCGTGGACCCCCTGGAGGGCACCAACCTCTGTGCCAACGGCCTCGCGAACGCCATCGCCGTGCTCGCCGCAGCCGAAGAGGGCAAGGGCAAGCTCATGCATGCGCCCGATTGCTACATGGACAAGCTGGTGGTCGGAAAGGAGTGCAAAGGGGTGGTGGACATCAAGGCGCCGCCTGCCGAGAACGTGAAGAAAATGGCCAAGGCTCTCGGCAAAGACGTGGGTGAAATGATCATCGGCATCCTCGAGCGCCCTCGCCACGATCCCATCATCAACGAGCTGCGATCCGTGGGTTGCCGGGTCCACCTGGTCACCGACGGCGACATCACCATCGCCCTGGCCGCGCTCGATCCTGATGGCGGCTTGGATGGCCTCATGGGCATCGGCGGAGCGCCGGAGGGCGTCATCACCGCAGCGGCCACGCAGTGCTGGGCAGGCGAGATGCAGGCCCGATTGCTCTTCCCCAGAGAGGGCCAGCGCGAGAGGGCCGAGCGCATGGTGGGAGGCGACCTCGACCGCGTGTTCTTCACCGACGATTTGGCCTCTGGCGAGGTCACGGCCGTGGCCACCGGCATCACCACCGGCGACATCCTGCGCGGCGTTCAGTTCAGGAGGGATTCGGTGATCACGGAGTCGCTGGTCATGCGCGCCTGGAACCGCACCGTCCGCCGCATCGAAACCCAACACCTCGACCACGGGGTGTAA